The following DNA comes from Anaerotignum faecicola.
AACACGAGATTTAATGTTCAGGAACATATTGAATTTCTTACCAGCACCTTTCAAACAGCCTACCATGCCACGGATACGTATTTGAATGATGCGGAAAACGACTCCATTTTTACACGGTGCATTGAGAACCGGACAGACGGGAGCGAGGTACGCTACTCCTTAAGCAAGTACAACGTCGACAG
Coding sequences within:
- a CDS encoding two-component sensor histidine kinase, whose protein sequence is MAYKQTREQTIFQKQLEKAATRNIVFLVFIGCIFFSAAIFGINYLNTRFNVQEHIEFLTSTFQTAYHATDTYLNDAENDSIFTRCIENRTDGSEVRYSLSKYNVD